One genomic window of Corynebacterium sp. sy039 includes the following:
- a CDS encoding DciA family protein has product MDNDFSPEDDLVTQKFLSIRQQAKKRNITLTSIVRPRKKTPSRPPRLGYPTGRDGRGLGKKNKLEGFSSIVNREITTRGWKKELAGGWIISHWGDVVGHNVASHTKIEMLKNKELHISCDSTAWATNLRYMQHDILQKIAVEVGDNVVVKLHIYGPKAPTWRHGPLHVKGRGPRDTYG; this is encoded by the coding sequence ATGGATAATGATTTTTCTCCAGAAGATGATTTAGTAACGCAAAAATTCCTTAGTATCCGCCAGCAGGCAAAAAAACGAAATATCACACTTACTTCAATAGTGCGACCGAGGAAAAAAACACCATCTCGACCACCGCGTTTAGGGTATCCAACTGGTCGCGATGGACGAGGATTGGGTAAGAAAAATAAATTAGAGGGTTTTTCTTCTATTGTGAATAGGGAAATCACAACACGTGGATGGAAAAAAGAACTCGCTGGTGGTTGGATTATTTCACATTGGGGCGACGTCGTAGGGCATAATGTTGCATCGCATACCAAGATAGAAATGCTGAAAAATAAAGAGTTGCATATTAGTTGTGATTCGACTGCGTGGGCGACCAATCTTAGGTATATGCAGCATGATATTTTGCAAAAAATTGCTGTGGAAGTCGGCGATAATGTTGTGGTGAAATTGCATATTTATGGTCCCAAAGCACCCACATGGCGGCATGGTCCTTTGCACGTTAAGGGCAGAGGTCCAAGGGACACCTATGGATAG
- a CDS encoding MATE family efflux transporter: MMQPKHFSVKEITKNALPIIAASFISIAIDLTDSLIIGHYSTQTLAGIAIGITLYELPTNVLLGSLMAVRIMAPRVNSQQSRETYGIKNVLSFLVPLSAGIVIVSIGGAGIALHLVDSELWHEGLCYFITRIPGLIFQIINTTLVIFLTLWGRKNIPLLVMVMSAPINVFLDVVLIFGIGVFPELGALGAGIASTFSVCIPLLVLLPLTWSMARVHVRQENSAENYHGWQKMALPAASSAFVDYTGSIIFVAILSFSGASALASVRFGMQFHIVAYIWVSSFSTAALYVIGKEHDWQQKHNGVAGIHVIRSLFLGIGVVAAIMVAIVSSLTFVFLAKDTHIIGSYILVSLIIVLLCPIIGFTYGNVTALRLVGDTRSEFLSNFISVWGSQIPIAAIFAFSIGGISPFIGLAGYWIMRAFATHIQVVKNIK; this comes from the coding sequence ATGATGCAGCCTAAACATTTTTCAGTTAAAGAAATTACTAAAAATGCTTTACCTATCATTGCTGCTTCATTTATCAGTATTGCCATTGACCTTACTGATTCTTTAATTATTGGACATTATTCCACTCAGACTCTTGCTGGAATTGCAATTGGTATCACGCTTTATGAATTACCGACGAATGTTCTCTTAGGTTCACTCATGGCAGTACGAATCATGGCACCACGAGTTAATTCACAACAGTCACGTGAAACATATGGCATAAAAAATGTTTTAAGTTTTTTGGTTCCTCTTTCTGCAGGTATTGTGATTGTTTCTATTGGTGGTGCAGGCATTGCTTTGCATCTTGTTGATAGCGAATTATGGCATGAGGGTCTTTGTTATTTCATTACAAGAATTCCGGGCTTGATTTTCCAGATCATAAATACGACTTTGGTAATTTTCTTGACTTTGTGGGGGCGAAAAAACATTCCACTGCTGGTCATGGTAATGAGCGCACCAATTAATGTGTTTCTAGATGTAGTACTCATTTTTGGTATTGGTGTCTTTCCAGAATTAGGGGCATTAGGTGCAGGTATAGCAAGCACCTTTAGCGTATGTATTCCGTTGCTTGTTTTACTGCCATTGACGTGGAGTATGGCTAGAGTACACGTGCGGCAGGAAAATTCGGCTGAAAATTATCATGGGTGGCAAAAAATGGCACTGCCAGCAGCTAGTTCTGCGTTTGTAGATTACACAGGCAGTATTATTTTCGTTGCTATTTTATCTTTTTCTGGTGCCTCTGCTTTAGCAAGTGTGCGTTTTGGTATGCAGTTCCATATCGTCGCATATATTTGGGTGTCAAGCTTTTCGACGGCAGCCTTGTATGTCATTGGTAAAGAACATGACTGGCAGCAAAAGCATAATGGTGTCGCTGGAATACACGTAATTCGTAGTTTATTCCTGGGTATTGGGGTAGTAGCTGCCATTATGGTTGCTATTGTCTCATCGCTAACTTTTGTGTTTCTGGCAAAAGATACCCATATTATTGGGTCGTATATTCTTGTTAGCTTGATTATCGTGCTTCTGTGTCCGATTATTGGTTTTACTTACGGTAATGTGACTGCACTACGTTTAGTTGGGGATACTCGCAGTGAGTTTTTAAGCAATTTTATTAGTGTGTGGGGTTCTCAAATACCGATTGCTGCCATTTTTGCGTTTAGTATAGGCGGAATTAGTCCTTTTATTGGATTGGCAGGTTACTGGATAATGCGTGCTTTTGCTACACATATTCAGGTAGTTAAAAACATTAAGTAG
- the gyrA gene encoding DNA gyrase subunit A, whose protein sequence is MSDDLSGDTFDRIRPIDLNEEMQTSYIDYAMSVIVGRALPEVRDGLKPVHRRILYAMYDSGYRPDRSYVKSSRPVSDTMGQFHPHGDSAIYDTLVRLSQDWNMRYPLVDGQGNFGSRGNDGPAAMRYTECRLTPLAMEMVRDIRENTVDFSPNYDGKTQEPQVLPSRVPNLLMNGSNGIAVGMATNIPPHNLNELADAIYWMLENPDADDTTALEACMEYIKGPDFPTAGLIVGSQGIKDVYTTGRGSIRMRGVSTIEEEGSRQAIVITELPFQVNPDNLISNIAEQVRDGKLAGISKIEDESSDRVGMRIVVTLKRDAVPRVVLNNLYKHSQLQTNFSANMLSIVDGVPRTLRLDQMLRNYVNHQIEVIVRRTQYRLDEAEKRAHILRALIKALDMLDEVIALIRRSATVEVARTGLMELLDVDEIQAEAILAMPLRRLAALERQKIIDELAEIEAEIADYVDILAKPERQRAIIGDELKEIVDKHGDERRTEIIAATGDVTEEDLIARENVVVTITSTGYAKRTKVDAYKSQKRGGKGVRGAELKQDDIVRHFFVSSTHDWILFFTNFGRVYRLKAFELPEATRTARGQHVANLLEFQPEERIAQVIKIQSYEDAPYLVLATAQGRVKKSRLSDYESNRSGGLIAINLNEGDKLIGAALCSNEDDLLLVSEEGQSIRFSADDDQLRPMGRSTAGVKGMRFRGDDQLLEMCVVRDGEYLLVATSGGYGKRTAMEEYSAQGRGGLGVVTFKYTPKRGKLISALAVDDDDQIFAITSAGGVIRTEVNQIRPSSRATMGVRLVNLEDGVELLAIDRNVEGEGEEEAEAVAKGETTGPADKEEN, encoded by the coding sequence ATGAGCGACGATCTCTCGGGAGATACATTCGACCGTATCCGCCCCATTGACCTCAATGAAGAAATGCAAACCAGCTATATCGACTATGCAATGTCGGTTATTGTTGGTCGTGCGCTACCTGAGGTTCGGGACGGTCTTAAACCTGTACACCGCCGTATTCTCTACGCAATGTACGATTCTGGCTACCGCCCAGATCGCAGTTATGTCAAGTCTTCTCGTCCAGTTTCCGACACAATGGGTCAATTCCACCCACACGGTGACAGCGCAATCTACGACACACTCGTACGCTTAAGCCAAGACTGGAATATGCGTTACCCGCTTGTCGACGGCCAGGGTAATTTTGGTTCTCGCGGTAATGATGGTCCAGCTGCTATGCGTTATACCGAGTGTCGTCTCACCCCATTGGCCATGGAAATGGTGCGCGACATTCGAGAAAATACCGTGGACTTTTCTCCCAACTACGACGGCAAAACTCAAGAACCACAGGTGCTGCCCTCACGTGTACCAAACCTATTGATGAATGGTTCCAATGGTATTGCCGTGGGTATGGCAACCAACATTCCGCCACATAACCTCAATGAGCTAGCCGATGCTATTTACTGGATGTTGGAGAATCCAGACGCGGATGACACCACTGCACTAGAAGCGTGCATGGAGTACATCAAAGGACCAGATTTTCCAACGGCTGGGTTGATCGTCGGTAGCCAAGGAATTAAAGATGTTTATACCACTGGTCGCGGTTCTATTCGGATGCGTGGCGTTAGTACCATCGAAGAAGAAGGTTCGCGCCAAGCTATTGTCATTACCGAGTTACCATTCCAGGTAAATCCAGATAATCTCATCTCTAATATCGCAGAGCAAGTTCGTGATGGAAAACTTGCCGGTATTTCTAAAATTGAGGATGAGTCCTCAGACCGCGTGGGTATGCGTATTGTGGTTACGCTCAAGCGTGATGCAGTGCCACGCGTGGTGCTCAACAATTTGTATAAGCATTCACAGCTGCAAACCAATTTCAGCGCAAATATGCTCTCCATTGTCGATGGAGTACCTCGTACCCTGCGTCTCGATCAGATGTTGCGCAATTATGTTAATCATCAGATTGAAGTTATTGTTCGACGCACGCAATATCGCTTAGACGAGGCAGAAAAGCGAGCACATATTCTTCGCGCACTCATCAAAGCACTCGATATGCTTGATGAAGTTATTGCGCTTATTCGACGTTCCGCCACTGTTGAAGTTGCTCGCACTGGTTTGATGGAGCTACTCGACGTTGACGAAATCCAGGCAGAGGCTATTTTGGCAATGCCACTGCGTAGGCTTGCAGCTCTGGAGCGTCAGAAGATTATTGATGAATTGGCTGAAATTGAAGCAGAGATCGCCGATTATGTGGATATTTTGGCAAAGCCTGAGCGTCAGCGTGCAATTATTGGTGATGAACTTAAGGAGATCGTCGATAAGCATGGCGACGAGCGCCGCACCGAAATCATTGCTGCCACCGGTGATGTGACTGAGGAAGACCTGATTGCTCGTGAAAATGTTGTGGTGACTATTACTTCTACTGGTTATGCAAAGCGCACCAAGGTAGATGCTTATAAGTCACAAAAGCGTGGCGGTAAAGGCGTTCGCGGGGCAGAACTAAAGCAAGATGATATTGTGCGTCACTTCTTTGTTAGTTCTACCCATGACTGGATTTTGTTCTTTACTAACTTTGGTCGAGTGTATCGACTCAAAGCCTTTGAGCTGCCAGAAGCAACGCGAACTGCGCGTGGTCAGCACGTAGCAAACCTACTTGAGTTTCAGCCAGAAGAACGCATTGCGCAGGTTATTAAAATTCAATCCTACGAGGATGCTCCTTATCTGGTACTTGCTACTGCACAGGGTAGGGTCAAGAAATCGCGTCTGTCTGACTATGAATCTAATCGCTCTGGTGGACTTATTGCGATCAATCTAAATGAAGGCGATAAACTCATTGGTGCCGCATTATGCTCTAATGAAGATGATCTCCTGCTTGTTTCCGAAGAAGGACAGTCTATTCGCTTTAGTGCTGATGATGATCAATTGCGCCCAATGGGACGTTCTACAGCAGGTGTTAAAGGTATGCGCTTCCGTGGCGACGACCAACTGCTAGAGATGTGCGTTGTGCGTGACGGAGAGTACCTCTTGGTTGCCACAAGCGGTGGTTATGGTAAGCGTACTGCTATGGAAGAATACTCTGCACAAGGACGAGGCGGTCTTGGTGTAGTGACCTTCAAGTACACGCCAAAGCGTGGCAAACTCATCAGTGCATTGGCGGTCGACGACGATGATCAAATCTTTGCAATCACTTCAGCTGGTGGTGTCATCCGCACCGAGGTTAATCAGATTCGCCCAAGTTCGCGTGCGACAATGGGTGTTCGCCTAGTCAATCTTGAAGATGGCGTTGAATTGCTCGCAATTGATCGCAATGTTGAAGGTGAGGGTGAAGAAGAAGCAGAAGCTGTGGCAAAGGGCGAAACTACTGGTCCAG
- a CDS encoding CopG family transcriptional regulator: MAMTLRLTHEQDRALSLLAHMHGTSKHEAAVRAIVSTAARALADAHVNDLAHAHIDEISRTYERLKDRPTHARSK, from the coding sequence ATGGCAATGACACTTCGACTCACCCATGAACAAGACCGCGCATTGAGCTTACTTGCCCATATGCACGGCACCAGCAAACATGAAGCAGCAGTACGCGCCATAGTCTCTACCGCTGCCCGCGCGCTTGCCGACGCTCATGTCAATGATCTTGCCCATGCCCACATTGACGAGATCTCTCGCACCTATGAAAGACTGAAAGACCGCCCCACTCATGCACGCTCTAAGTAA
- the gyrB gene encoding DNA topoisomerase (ATP-hydrolyzing) subunit B: MATAEHEYGASSITILEGLEAVRKRPGMYIGSTGERGLHHLVWEVVDNSVDEAMAGHATNVDVTLLKDGGVEVVDNGRGIPVEMHPSGAPTVQVVMTQLHAGGKFDSDSYAVSGGLHGVGISVVNALSTRVEADIKRDGKHWYQNFTNAVPDDLVEGGNARGTGTTIRFWPDAEIFETTEFSFDTIARRLQEMAFLNKGLTMTLTDQRATEEEIELEAIADAAAADQGAELASLEDLDEQADSNQAVVKKEKKKTFYYPNGLEDYVSFLNKSKSAIHPSIVSFDAKGDGLEVELAMQWNSGYSQSVHTFANTINTIEGGTHEEGFRAALTTLMNNYAKAHKLIKEKDGRLTGDDCREGLAAVISVRVADPQFEGQTKTKLGNTEVKSFVQRMVGEHISEWFDANPAEAKVIVNKALSSAHARIAARRARDMARKSATNSAGLPGKLADCRSNDPVKSELYIVEGDSAGGSAKGGRDSLFQAILPLRGKILNVEKSRLDKVLKNAEVQAIITALGTGIHDEFDISKLRYHKVVLMADADVDGQHIATLLLTLLFRFMPKLIEEGHVYLAQPPLYKLKWQGKGEPGFAYSDAERDAQLAEGLAQGRKINKEDGIQRYKGLGEMNSSELWETTLDPSVRTLRRVDIEDAQRADELFSILMGDDVSARRSFITRKAKDVRFLDV; this comes from the coding sequence GTGGCAACTGCTGAACACGAATATGGCGCCTCATCCATTACGATTCTTGAGGGACTTGAGGCTGTTCGTAAACGCCCAGGTATGTATATCGGTTCTACCGGTGAACGCGGCTTACATCATTTAGTATGGGAAGTCGTCGATAACTCAGTCGATGAGGCAATGGCTGGTCACGCCACTAATGTAGATGTCACCCTCCTTAAAGATGGTGGCGTGGAAGTTGTGGATAATGGTCGTGGTATCCCAGTGGAAATGCACCCCTCTGGCGCACCAACAGTGCAGGTAGTTATGACTCAATTGCACGCCGGTGGTAAGTTCGACTCAGATTCCTATGCAGTTTCTGGTGGTCTACATGGTGTGGGTATTTCTGTGGTTAATGCCTTGTCTACCCGCGTCGAAGCTGATATTAAGCGCGATGGCAAGCATTGGTACCAAAACTTCACCAATGCAGTACCTGATGATTTGGTAGAGGGTGGCAATGCTCGTGGTACAGGAACCACTATTCGTTTCTGGCCCGACGCAGAAATTTTTGAGACTACTGAGTTTTCTTTTGACACTATTGCGCGTCGTCTGCAAGAAATGGCATTCCTTAACAAAGGTTTGACCATGACTTTAACCGATCAGCGAGCTACTGAAGAAGAAATTGAATTAGAGGCAATTGCTGATGCGGCAGCTGCTGATCAGGGCGCTGAACTTGCGTCCTTGGAAGACCTCGATGAGCAAGCTGATTCCAACCAAGCAGTAGTAAAGAAAGAAAAGAAAAAGACTTTCTACTATCCCAATGGTCTTGAGGATTATGTGTCATTCCTCAACAAGTCTAAATCAGCTATTCACCCGTCGATTGTTAGTTTTGATGCCAAAGGCGATGGTCTAGAAGTAGAGTTAGCAATGCAATGGAACTCTGGTTATAGCCAAAGTGTGCATACTTTTGCTAACACAATTAACACGATTGAGGGCGGTACCCATGAAGAAGGTTTCCGTGCTGCGCTGACTACTTTGATGAATAACTATGCCAAAGCGCATAAGTTAATCAAAGAAAAAGATGGTCGATTAACTGGCGACGATTGCCGCGAGGGTTTGGCTGCGGTTATTTCTGTGCGTGTTGCTGATCCACAGTTTGAGGGACAGACAAAAACAAAACTTGGTAATACTGAGGTAAAGAGTTTTGTGCAGCGCATGGTGGGTGAGCACATCTCTGAATGGTTTGATGCTAACCCTGCAGAAGCAAAAGTCATTGTTAATAAGGCGCTTTCTTCAGCTCATGCTCGTATTGCTGCCCGACGTGCTCGTGATATGGCTCGTAAATCAGCAACAAACTCAGCTGGTTTGCCTGGTAAACTTGCCGATTGTCGTTCTAATGATCCAGTCAAATCAGAACTCTACATTGTGGAGGGTGACTCCGCGGGTGGTTCTGCAAAGGGCGGTCGTGATTCTTTATTCCAGGCGATTTTGCCGTTGCGCGGTAAAATTCTCAATGTTGAGAAATCACGCTTGGATAAGGTGCTCAAAAATGCTGAGGTGCAGGCAATTATTACTGCATTAGGCACAGGTATTCATGATGAGTTCGACATTAGCAAGCTGCGTTATCACAAAGTTGTGCTTATGGCCGATGCGGACGTCGATGGTCAGCACATTGCAACATTGCTTTTGACCTTGCTGTTTAGATTCATGCCAAAGCTCATTGAAGAGGGTCACGTATATCTAGCACAGCCACCACTGTATAAGTTGAAGTGGCAGGGCAAGGGTGAACCAGGTTTTGCTTATTCCGACGCAGAACGCGATGCACAATTAGCTGAGGGTCTTGCTCAAGGACGCAAGATCAACAAGGAAGACGGTATCCAGCGTTATAAGGGTCTTGGTGAGATGAACTCCTCAGAGTTATGGGAAACCACTCTTGATCCAAGTGTTCGGACATTGCGTAGGGTTGATATTGAGGATGCGCAGCGCGCAGATGAATTGTTCTCCATTTTGATGGGTGATGATGTGTCTGCCCGACGTAGCTTTATTACTCGCAAAGCTAAGGACGTTCGTTTCCTGGATGTATAA
- the recF gene encoding DNA replication/repair protein RecF: MYLRELELRDFRSWEQCTIALQPGVNIFVGRNGFGKTNIVEAIGYMAHLGSHRVSSDMPLIRQGAQSARISVKAINEGRELIAHLLISARGSNQAQINRTRLESPRELLGVVHTVLFSPEDLALVRGEPEQRRRFLDHIIASRYPRLAGVKADYDKVLRQRNSLLKTATAALKRGYTAQAHTTASEDTDTALATLDVWDGQLAHYGAQIVEARLSLIAELLPLVHSAYAHIAPESRPATIAYSSTIDNADLMQQLQTQELSVVERVEILEAAMLHELSQMRTKEIDRGVSLIGPHRDDLEVLLGNYPAKGFASHGETWSFALALRLGEYELLKKDRVNPILILDDVFAELDTQRRQKLAGIIDDVEQVFITAAVDEDLPENLAKSNAHDKQIHRYNVSVRDTDSGRVSVLSYPSQTEQLKHSDQPQEQENKHG; encoded by the coding sequence GTGTATCTTCGTGAACTTGAGTTACGTGATTTCCGATCCTGGGAGCAGTGCACAATAGCACTGCAACCAGGTGTCAACATTTTTGTTGGCCGCAATGGCTTTGGCAAAACAAACATTGTTGAGGCCATCGGATATATGGCGCACCTAGGTTCTCACCGAGTATCAAGTGATATGCCGTTGATTCGCCAAGGTGCGCAATCTGCGCGAATATCAGTAAAAGCAATCAATGAAGGTAGAGAACTCATAGCGCATTTACTTATCAGCGCACGAGGAAGTAATCAGGCACAGATAAACCGTACTCGCTTGGAATCACCACGAGAACTATTAGGTGTAGTTCATACTGTGTTGTTTTCTCCAGAAGATTTAGCGCTGGTACGTGGCGAACCAGAACAAAGACGCAGATTTTTAGACCACATCATTGCCAGCAGATACCCACGACTGGCTGGGGTAAAAGCAGATTATGACAAAGTATTGCGGCAGCGTAATTCATTATTAAAAACTGCTACTGCTGCTCTCAAACGTGGTTACACTGCCCAGGCACATACCACAGCTAGCGAAGATACGGATACAGCACTTGCTACATTAGATGTCTGGGATGGGCAATTAGCTCATTATGGTGCACAAATTGTTGAAGCTAGATTAAGTCTTATCGCAGAATTACTCCCTTTAGTCCATAGTGCTTATGCACATATTGCTCCTGAATCACGTCCTGCGACCATTGCATATTCCAGCACTATTGATAATGCTGATCTTATGCAGCAACTCCAAACACAAGAGTTGTCCGTCGTAGAGCGAGTAGAGATTCTTGAAGCTGCAATGCTGCATGAATTATCACAAATGCGCACCAAAGAAATTGATCGTGGGGTAAGCCTTATTGGTCCTCATCGAGATGATCTCGAGGTACTTTTGGGAAATTATCCTGCTAAAGGTTTCGCAAGTCATGGCGAAACTTGGTCTTTTGCTCTAGCCCTACGCCTTGGTGAATACGAGTTATTAAAAAAAGACCGAGTAAATCCCATTTTGATACTTGACGACGTTTTTGCCGAGCTTGATACCCAGCGTAGACAAAAACTCGCTGGAATCATTGATGATGTGGAACAGGTCTTTATCACCGCAGCTGTTGATGAAGATTTACCGGAAAATCTTGCTAAAAGCAATGCTCATGACAAACAAATACATCGCTATAACGTCAGTGTGCGCGATACTGATTCAGGTAGAGTGTCGGTTCTTTCTTATCCTTCCCAGACTGAACAACTAAAGCACTCCGATCAACCTCAGGAACAGGAGAATAAGCATGGATAA